The Rothia sp. SD9660Na DNA segment GGACACCCGCCTCACCTTTGACTCTGCTAGCGAAGCAGAAGCCGACGGTGATGATGAAGGCTACTACGAGCATGAACTGCTCGATCTACCCGTCTACCTGGCTGCCGACATCAAAGACGGCTATCTACCCGAAGAACCCATCGCCATCGTCACCGGCCTGCAGACCATGCCCACCCAGGACCTGCTAGTCCTGGAGAACACCGCAGACGGTGAAGAAGTTATGATTCCCTTCGTGGAAGAGCTCGTCCCGGCCATCGATACCGAGGAGGGCTACATTATCATCGACCCACCCGCCGGCCTGCTCGAGCTCAACAGCGATGAAGACGACGAAGCCGACATCGAGAGCGAGCAGGGCTAAACCTCATGCGCTTTGACGTCATCACCATCTTCCCCGAATACCTGGCCCCGCTAGAGCTCTCCCTCATGGGCAAGGCTCGCGAATCGGGCAAGGTTGACCTGCACCTGACCAACCTGCGGGACTTTGCTGTCGACCGGCACAAAACCGTTGACGATACCCCCTACGGAGGGGGAGCGGGCATGGTGATGAAACCCGAGCCCTGGGGCCTTGCCCTCGATCAGGCACTGGCTAACTCACCGGCGTCCGCACGGGCGGACGGGGGCAAACCCCTGCTGATCGTGCCCTCACCTGCCGGCACCGTCTTTAACCAGCAGATGGCCTACGACCTGGCAGAAGAAGAGCACATCGTATTCGCCCCAGCCCGCTACGAAGGCATTGACGAGCGTGTGCTGGACTGGGCTGAGCAGGAATTTAGGGTGCTGCCGGTATCCATCGGCGACTATGTGCTCTACGGGGGTGAAGTG contains these protein-coding regions:
- the trmD gene encoding tRNA (guanosine(37)-N1)-methyltransferase TrmD, with amino-acid sequence MRFDVITIFPEYLAPLELSLMGKARESGKVDLHLTNLRDFAVDRHKTVDDTPYGGGAGMVMKPEPWGLALDQALANSPASARADGGKPLLIVPSPAGTVFNQQMAYDLAEEEHIVFAPARYEGIDERVLDWAEQEFRVLPVSIGDYVLYGGEVAVMVMIEAITRLIPGAMGNPESLAEESHTGGLLEYPVYTKPATWRDQQVPPVLLSGNHGAIARWRRDEQIKRTFTRRPDMVKAYPAENWDKKDRKLLQELHTEQKAARQAAAQSEPAQ
- the rimM gene encoding ribosome maturation factor RimM (Essential for efficient processing of 16S rRNA); the protein is MQVQVARIGKPHGIRGEVTVQLFTDAPEERFAPGAVLDIENFNPASPAGTIAPAGTLTVKKSRWNKKILVVAFEEVTNRNQAEDLRDTRLTFDSASEAEADGDDEGYYEHELLDLPVYLAADIKDGYLPEEPIAIVTGLQTMPTQDLLVLENTADGEEVMIPFVEELVPAIDTEEGYIIIDPPAGLLELNSDEDDEADIESEQG